A single genomic interval of Wolbachia endosymbiont of Diaphorina citri harbors:
- a CDS encoding phage tail protein, which translates to MISNNINEIISNIERKEQKIKLAVTKALNKTAIWLKSKAAKEISEEKKSLIRKRLRIFKAKTSRLEVLIRANLYDIKASTIGKIQKTRRGSKVGKHEFIGGFAAVMPKGNSGIFKREGRAALPIKEVKLPLEPEASRIIGNLVNYEVEEVFEKFFERDITRNI; encoded by the coding sequence GTGATTAGTAACAATATTAATGAAATAATCTCCAATATTGAAAGAAAAGAGCAAAAAATAAAACTGGCAGTTACAAAAGCGCTGAACAAAACAGCAATATGGCTAAAATCAAAAGCAGCTAAGGAAATCAGTGAGGAAAAGAAAAGTTTGATAAGAAAGAGATTAAGAATTTTTAAGGCGAAAACTAGCAGATTAGAAGTGTTAATTAGAGCAAATCTCTATGACATTAAAGCATCGACAATTGGTAAAATACAAAAAACAAGAAGAGGATCGAAAGTAGGAAAGCATGAGTTTATAGGAGGATTTGCAGCAGTTATGCCAAAAGGAAATAGCGGTATTTTTAAACGTGAAGGAAGAGCAGCATTGCCAATAAAGGAAGTAAAACTACCACTGGAACCAGAGGCTTCAAGGATAATAGGGAATCTTGTTAATTATGAGGTTGAGGAAGTGTTTGAAAAGTTCTTTGAACGTGATATTACAAGAAATATATGA